Proteins from a single region of Bacteroidales bacterium:
- a CDS encoding DEAD/DEAH box helicase produces the protein MTFKELGIIDPILKALDFEGYSQPTPIQLKAIPILLRGNDLLGCAQTGTGKTAAFAVPILQHIYNDREQKNNSNAIRALIITPTRELAIQIDESFEAYGRYTNIRHTVIFGGVKQGNQTQALQRGVEVLVATPGRLLDLMQQGFIKLDQIQYFVLDEADRMLDMGFIHDIRKIIDKLPRRRQSLFFSATMPADIITLSRKILGNPQRIDIMPEQTTAEKVDQSVYFVNKKEKTKLLVHLLQTESVSSALVFSRTKHGANKIVKLLAKANVNADAIHGNKSQSARQKALGDFKSGSTNVLVATDIAARGIDVDDISHVINYDMPNIPETYVHRIGRTGRAGATGISLSFCDAEEKPYLRDIQKLIAKQIHVVAHHPFPDDGTIEETPEPAESFGRRPAQYKSPQARGGYQQKKRRPAYRKPQ, from the coding sequence ATGACATTCAAAGAATTAGGGATTATTGATCCCATTTTAAAAGCTCTCGACTTCGAAGGCTATTCGCAACCTACACCTATTCAGCTAAAGGCTATTCCCATATTATTGCGCGGCAACGATTTGCTTGGCTGCGCACAGACTGGTACCGGCAAAACGGCAGCTTTTGCCGTGCCTATCCTGCAACATATTTACAATGATCGCGAACAAAAAAATAACAGCAATGCTATTCGGGCGCTCATCATTACACCTACGCGCGAGCTGGCCATACAAATCGACGAAAGTTTTGAAGCCTACGGAAGGTATACCAACATCAGGCATACCGTAATTTTTGGTGGCGTAAAACAAGGCAATCAGACTCAGGCATTGCAGCGTGGTGTAGAAGTGTTGGTAGCCACACCCGGCCGCCTCCTCGACCTCATGCAGCAGGGTTTTATCAAGCTGGATCAGATCCAATATTTTGTGCTCGACGAAGCCGACCGCATGCTCGACATGGGTTTCATCCACGACATTCGCAAGATTATCGACAAACTGCCACGCCGCCGCCAGTCGCTGTTTTTCTCAGCCACCATGCCGGCCGACATTATTACGCTTTCGCGAAAAATATTAGGAAACCCGCAGCGCATCGACATTATGCCCGAGCAGACTACCGCCGAAAAGGTAGACCAATCGGTTTATTTTGTTAATAAAAAAGAAAAAACCAAGCTGCTGGTGCATCTGCTCCAAACGGAATCGGTAAGCTCGGCGTTAGTGTTTTCGCGCACCAAGCATGGTGCTAACAAGATTGTAAAACTTTTGGCGAAAGCCAATGTCAATGCCGACGCTATCCATGGTAATAAGTCGCAGAGCGCACGGCAGAAGGCATTGGGCGATTTCAAGAGTGGCAGTACCAATGTTTTGGTTGCCACCGATATAGCAGCCCGTGGTATCGACGTAGACGACATTTCACACGTGATCAATTACGACATGCCCAACATCCCTGAGACTTATGTGCATCGCATTGGCCGAACAGGAAGGGCGGGTGCCACCGGTATTTCGCTGTCGTTTTGCGACGCCGAAGAAAAACCTTACCTGCGCGATATTCAAAAACTCATTGCCAAACAAATTCACGTTGTAGCCCATCATCCTTTCCCGGACGATGGTACTATTGAAGAAACTCCGGAACCTGCCGAATCTTTTGGCCGTCGCCCGGCACAATACAAGTCACCGCAGGCGCGTGGTGGCTATCAGCAAAAAAAACGGCGTCCGGCATATCGCAAACCGCAATAA
- a CDS encoding VOC family protein — MTKTIAGIQQIGIGVSDVYQARDWYSKYFGYDVAIFDEAAEAVLMLPYTGNKPQYRHAILTYNMQGGGGFEIWQYKQRTPVPPAFDLQPGDLGFYACKIKSPDVDKAHADFSREKLDILSPVMKAPNGSCYFFMKDPYNNLFQIEQGDDWLLQQKKLTGGSSGLIIGVSDMQRSVDFYKKILGYDHIIYDNTDVFDDWQSLHGGKERYRRVLLGHRLPRGGAFSPLLRNSNLELVQALDRTPRKIFDNRFWGDLGYIHVCFDIVGMDALRKECAAAGHAFTVDSADSFDMGAAAGHFGYIEDPDGALIEFVETHKIPMMKKLGWYLNLQKRGQIKPLPKWFFKLMAMVRKF, encoded by the coding sequence ATGACAAAGACTATTGCAGGCATCCAGCAAATAGGCATCGGGGTGTCGGATGTTTATCAGGCACGCGACTGGTACAGCAAATATTTTGGTTACGATGTCGCCATTTTTGATGAGGCCGCCGAGGCCGTACTGATGCTGCCTTACACCGGCAACAAGCCGCAGTATCGTCACGCCATTCTCACCTACAACATGCAAGGTGGTGGCGGTTTTGAAATTTGGCAATACAAACAGCGTACGCCAGTGCCGCCGGCATTCGATCTGCAACCCGGCGACCTGGGGTTTTATGCATGTAAAATAAAATCTCCCGACGTGGATAAAGCACATGCCGACTTTTCGCGCGAAAAACTCGATATACTTTCACCGGTGATGAAAGCGCCCAACGGTAGCTGTTATTTTTTTATGAAAGATCCCTACAACAATCTCTTTCAAATAGAGCAGGGGGACGACTGGTTGCTGCAGCAGAAGAAGCTTACCGGGGGTAGTTCGGGGCTTATCATTGGCGTAAGCGACATGCAGCGAAGCGTCGATTTTTATAAAAAGATTCTGGGTTACGATCATATTATTTATGACAATACCGATGTCTTCGACGACTGGCAATCGCTCCATGGCGGCAAAGAACGTTACCGCCGGGTGCTGCTGGGGCATCGTTTGCCACGCGGCGGCGCCTTTAGTCCGCTGCTGAGGAACAGCAATTTGGAGCTGGTGCAGGCGCTGGATCGTACGCCGCGCAAAATCTTCGACAATCGTTTTTGGGGCGACCTGGGATATATCCATGTTTGTTTTGATATTGTTGGAATGGATGCTTTGCGTAAAGAATGTGCTGCGGCAGGTCATGCTTTTACCGTCGATAGCGCCGATAGTTTTGATATGGGCGCAGCAGCAGGGCATTTCGGCTACATCGAAGACCCCGACGGCGCCCTGATAGAATTTGTGGAAACACACAAAATTCCCATGATGAAAAAGCTGGGTTGGTATCTCAACCTTCAAAAACGCGGACAGATAAAACCACTGCCAAAATGGTTTTTCAAGCTTATGGCTATGGTCAGGAAGTTTTAG
- a CDS encoding SDR family oxidoreductase — MKITKTTIWITGASSGIGRALALHYARTGARLVLSSRNQELLRETEQQCKPYAAGVLVLPLDLEDKSDYSDKVQQVIAAFGTIDLLILNGGISQRSKVLETPAAVERRLMEVNYFGTVALAKAVLPIMVRQQRGHLVVVSSIVGKFGWPLRSTYSAAKHALHGYFETLRTEHHRDHIFVTMILPGRVKTNISIHSLKADGSSHGKMDAGQAGGITAEACARHIAKAIAKKKKEKLVGGTELAMVWIRRWLPALYYKLVNKKTQQT, encoded by the coding sequence GTGAAAATTACAAAAACCACCATCTGGATCACTGGCGCTTCATCAGGTATCGGGCGAGCGTTGGCTTTGCACTATGCTCGCACAGGTGCTCGGCTTGTGCTTTCTTCGCGCAACCAGGAGTTGCTCCGGGAAACCGAACAGCAGTGCAAGCCTTATGCTGCTGGCGTGTTGGTATTGCCACTCGATCTGGAAGATAAAAGCGACTATTCCGATAAGGTGCAGCAGGTGATTGCTGCTTTTGGCACTATCGATCTGCTCATTCTCAATGGTGGAATCAGTCAGCGCTCAAAAGTTTTGGAAACACCCGCCGCCGTCGAGCGTCGGTTGATGGAAGTGAATTATTTTGGAACCGTAGCCCTGGCAAAAGCGGTTTTACCGATAATGGTTCGGCAGCAGCGTGGCCATCTGGTGGTGGTGAGTAGTATTGTGGGTAAATTTGGCTGGCCACTGCGTTCGACTTATTCCGCTGCCAAACACGCGCTGCATGGTTATTTCGAAACGCTGCGCACCGAGCACCATCGCGACCATATCTTTGTAACGATGATATTGCCCGGAAGGGTGAAGACGAATATCTCGATTCATTCGTTAAAAGCTGACGGAAGCAGCCACGGCAAAATGGACGCCGGACAGGCCGGCGGCATCACCGCGGAAGCTTGTGCCCGCCATATTGCGAAAGCTATAGCTAAAAAGAAAAAAGAAAAACTCGTCGGTGGCACCGAACTCGCCATGGTATGGATAAGAAGGTGGCTGCCGGCACTCTATTACAAACTCGTCAACAAAAAAACTCAGCAAACATGA
- a CDS encoding TPM domain-containing protein, with protein sequence MIRTSPVDSQDEMQALSQQDLDDIKQAVLNAELDTSSEMVVHIEDVCSGDVMKRASEVFFQKVGYKTENRNGVLFYLAVRNRKFAVICDKGIRLSTSPMFWEALKLEMLDYFRENRFTDGLIHGIGRTGQYLKSFFPYRNNGVNELPDEVSIG encoded by the coding sequence ATGATTAGAACCTCCCCTGTAGATTCCCAGGATGAGATGCAAGCGCTCAGCCAGCAAGACCTGGACGACATCAAACAAGCAGTGCTTAACGCCGAATTGGACACTTCAAGTGAGATGGTGGTGCACATAGAAGATGTTTGTAGCGGTGATGTAATGAAGCGTGCCAGTGAAGTCTTTTTCCAAAAAGTAGGATATAAAACCGAAAACCGCAACGGAGTGCTTTTTTATCTGGCAGTGCGCAACCGCAAGTTTGCTGTCATCTGCGATAAAGGAATAAGGCTGTCCACTTCACCTATGTTTTGGGAGGCGCTAAAGCTGGAGATGCTTGACTATTTCCGCGAAAATCGTTTCACTGATGGCCTTATCCACGGTATTGGCCGTACCGGACAATATCTAAAAAGTTTTTTTCCTTACCGAAACAACGGCGTTAACGAGCTACCCGACGAAGTGTCGATAGGGTAG
- a CDS encoding MFS transporter, with the protein MPQSPQRLIFQEKLQMIFSITLIAVMGVSSITPVFPRISQVLGISNQQVGLLITMFTLPGIFLNPFLGILADRYGRKTVVVPSLFLFAAAGVACGFTRDFTWLLVFRFFQGVGAASLGSINVTLVGDFYEGRQRATAMGANASVLSIGTAAYPAIGGALAMIGWYFPFFLPVLAVPVGLWIVLRMHTPAPEAMQPFKTYLRGVASYLKHRNVIALFLVSVFTFIILYGSYLTYLPLLLYGRFGAEAWEIGLVLSMGSVTTAAVSPNLGRLAARFHYKPLLLVANTLYVVSMLLIPTIGSKWMMLFPAAIFGTAMGINIPGIQTLLAGSVPNQYRAAFMSVNGMVLRLGQTLGPVITGLVYATAGMAAAFYTGAVSALIILLLLALVAGKFKTEEGKNH; encoded by the coding sequence ATGCCCCAATCACCACAGCGACTGATATTTCAGGAGAAGCTGCAGATGATCTTCTCCATCACACTCATTGCCGTGATGGGCGTTTCGTCTATTACGCCAGTGTTTCCGCGCATCAGCCAGGTGCTGGGAATCAGCAATCAGCAGGTGGGACTGCTCATCACAATGTTTACGCTTCCGGGCATTTTCCTTAATCCTTTTCTGGGCATCCTTGCCGACCGTTACGGACGAAAGACTGTCGTGGTGCCGTCATTATTTTTGTTTGCTGCTGCCGGAGTGGCCTGTGGCTTTACTCGCGACTTCACTTGGTTGCTGGTGTTTCGGTTTTTTCAGGGTGTGGGCGCAGCCAGCCTCGGTTCCATCAATGTGACGCTGGTAGGCGATTTTTACGAAGGACGTCAACGAGCCACTGCCATGGGCGCCAACGCCAGCGTGCTGAGCATCGGCACAGCGGCCTATCCCGCTATCGGTGGTGCGTTGGCCATGATTGGCTGGTATTTCCCTTTTTTCCTGCCGGTGCTTGCCGTGCCGGTTGGGCTTTGGATCGTGCTGCGAATGCACACGCCGGCGCCGGAAGCGATGCAGCCTTTTAAAACTTACCTGCGTGGTGTGGCCAGCTATCTCAAGCATCGCAACGTTATCGCGCTCTTCCTGGTGAGTGTCTTCACCTTTATAATATTGTATGGTTCGTACCTTACCTACCTGCCGCTGCTGCTCTACGGACGCTTTGGCGCTGAGGCCTGGGAGATAGGTCTGGTTTTATCAATGGGCTCGGTAACTACCGCTGCGGTGTCGCCCAATCTGGGGCGGCTGGCGGCACGATTTCATTACAAGCCTTTGCTGCTCGTCGCCAACACTTTATATGTTGTAAGTATGCTGCTGATCCCGACTATCGGGAGCAAATGGATGATGCTGTTTCCGGCAGCTATCTTTGGAACTGCTATGGGTATTAATATTCCCGGCATACAAACGCTGTTGGCCGGTAGCGTTCCCAACCAATACCGCGCTGCTTTTATGTCGGTAAACGGCATGGTGCTGCGGCTGGGTCAAACCCTCGGCCCTGTGATTACAGGATTGGTTTATGCAACCGCCGGCATGGCTGCTGCATTCTACACCGGCGCTGTTTCCGCGCTCATAATTCTGCTACTGCTGGCATTGGTGGCAGGAAAGTTTAAAACGGAAGAAGGAAAGAATCATTAA